Proteins encoded by one window of Bradyrhizobium sp. B097:
- a CDS encoding LysR substrate-binding domain-containing protein gives MLSTDDIRFFLAIAAARSLAAAARALDVTPSAVSQRLQSLEQRLGVQLVSRSARRLTLTDEGELLVLRGGTLLDEATELTEALQARRGTIAGHLKLLAPLGFGRRYIAPVVAGFRTQHPDVSVELELSDRPGRAAASAWDVMIHIGALKDSTLRLQRLAPNERVLCASPAYLKRQGTPASPQELRGHQCIALRENEEDVTLWRFSRRRAPAEPDVIRIEPMLSSNDGEVVKAWALADHGLIVRSEWDVAEDLASGRLVRVLPNFRLPPADIVALLNPGRGGRARRTQAFVEQLRATLAPPPWRGRPR, from the coding sequence ATGCTCTCGACCGACGATATCCGCTTCTTTCTGGCCATCGCGGCGGCCCGGTCGCTCGCGGCCGCGGCACGGGCGCTCGACGTGACGCCATCGGCGGTCTCGCAGCGGCTGCAGAGCCTCGAGCAGCGCCTGGGCGTTCAATTGGTCAGCCGTTCGGCCCGGCGCCTGACATTGACCGATGAGGGCGAGCTGCTGGTGCTGCGCGGCGGCACGCTGCTCGACGAGGCGACGGAGTTGACGGAAGCGCTGCAGGCGCGGCGCGGAACCATCGCCGGCCATCTGAAGTTACTCGCGCCGCTCGGCTTTGGACGCCGCTACATCGCGCCGGTCGTTGCCGGATTTCGAACACAGCATCCCGACGTGTCGGTCGAGCTCGAACTGTCCGATCGGCCGGGACGTGCCGCAGCGAGCGCATGGGATGTCATGATCCATATCGGCGCGTTGAAGGATTCCACGCTTCGCTTGCAGCGCCTTGCGCCCAATGAACGCGTTCTCTGCGCCTCGCCGGCCTATCTGAAGCGCCAGGGAACGCCGGCGAGCCCGCAGGAGCTACGCGGGCATCAATGCATTGCGCTCCGCGAAAACGAGGAGGACGTGACGCTCTGGCGCTTCTCCCGCAGGCGCGCGCCGGCGGAGCCTGATGTCATCAGGATCGAGCCGATGCTGTCGAGCAATGACGGCGAGGTGGTGAAGGCCTGGGCGCTGGCGGATCACGGTCTGATCGTCAGGTCGGAATGGGATGTCGCCGAGGATCTCGCCAGTGGCCGGCTGGTGCGGGTCCTGCCGAACTTCCGCCTGCCGCCGGCCGACATCGTTGCGCTGCTCAATCCCGGCCGCGGCGGGCGGGCCAGGCGCACGCAGGCTTTCGTCGAGCAGTTGCGCGCCACCCTCGCGCCGCCGCCCTGGCGCGGCAGGCCGCGCTGA
- a CDS encoding Crp/Fnr family transcriptional regulator produces the protein MSAVSRPPNRLLQALPSTEYAQLHPVLETVDLIKETVLADAGAPVQRVYFPHGGVVSMMVNLSDGQSVEIATIGRDGIVGASAALHERPLLADAIVVVPGTASMVRAEDFREAANRSAEFRTLVALYEQALMAQTQQSVACNVSHPVEARLSRWLLRARDLCGSEALPLTQEMLAQMIGVRRNAVSIVAHGFQQAGILRYSRGHIEITDIDGLRKAACECYATVKAHAEQLIGPED, from the coding sequence ATGTCTGCGGTATCGCGTCCGCCCAATCGTCTGTTGCAAGCACTTCCCTCCACGGAATACGCGCAACTTCATCCCGTTCTGGAAACCGTCGACCTGATCAAGGAAACGGTGCTCGCCGATGCCGGCGCGCCGGTGCAGCGGGTCTATTTCCCGCACGGCGGGGTGGTCTCGATGATGGTCAATCTCTCCGACGGGCAGTCCGTCGAGATTGCAACCATCGGTCGTGACGGCATCGTCGGCGCATCCGCCGCCCTGCATGAGCGGCCACTGCTCGCCGACGCGATTGTCGTGGTGCCGGGCACGGCATCGATGGTGCGGGCGGAAGATTTCCGCGAGGCCGCCAATCGCAGTGCGGAGTTCCGGACCCTGGTTGCTCTCTATGAGCAGGCGCTGATGGCACAGACCCAGCAATCCGTCGCCTGCAACGTGTCGCATCCGGTGGAGGCACGGCTGTCGCGCTGGCTGCTGCGCGCGCGCGACCTGTGCGGCAGCGAAGCCTTGCCGTTGACCCAGGAGATGCTGGCGCAGATGATCGGTGTGCGGCGCAATGCGGTTTCGATCGTCGCGCACGGGTTTCAGCAAGCCGGTATCCTGCGCTACAGCCGCGGCCATATCGAAATCACCGATATCGACGGTCTGCGGAAGGCGGCGTGTGAATGCTATGCGACCGTCAAGGCGCACGCCGAACAATTGATCGGGCCTGAAGATTGA
- a CDS encoding acetoacetate--CoA ligase, which yields MTAPYVPQMALYRQWLKDTRGLAFADFEAMRRWSVTDIDAFWQSVWDYFDLRSPTPHAAVLAERKMPGAAWFPGASVNYARQVFRHVAPAHAAGLPALISSGEDGKLSETSWPELQRKSAALALHLKANGVRAGDRVAAYLPNIPETIIAFLATASLGAIWSVCAPDMAAPAVIDRFKQIEPKVLIACDAVTYAGKRHDRKSVIEELRRALPTVEHVILHSDAAPSETRLSSILAGQGAEIDAFEPEWLPFDHPLWIVYSSGTTGLPKPILHSHGGIIVVALPLSTLHNDIGCSYQPNSFGERFHWYSSTGWIMWNCQANGLLNGTTCCIFDGSPGGTKDKPDWTTLWRFVADAKATFFGAGAAFFANCTKAEIDLAEVGDLSGLRALGSTGSPLSADTQAWFNERFAALSTRNGNAAQADMWWANISGGTDFAGAFIGGNRELPQTPGIMQCRLLGCAVEAFDEQGRAVIDEVGELVCAEPLPSMPLRFWNDPGNARYMASYFETYPDNFDGTGRGPVWRHGDWLKINPDGSCVIYGRSDATINRHGLRMGTSELYSAIEALPEVLDSMVVDLEYLGRDSYMPLFVVLREGITLDAAMKAKINKAVEAGLSRRFLPNDIFVVAEIPRTLSGKKQELPVKKLLLGHPVEKVINRDAMANPGCLDWYLDFARSYLSRQAGAA from the coding sequence ATGACAGCACCTTACGTCCCGCAAATGGCCCTTTACCGCCAATGGCTGAAGGATACGCGCGGCCTCGCGTTTGCGGATTTCGAGGCGATGCGACGCTGGTCGGTCACCGATATCGACGCCTTCTGGCAGAGCGTCTGGGATTATTTCGACCTGCGCTCGCCGACGCCGCATGCAGCGGTGCTGGCCGAGCGCAAGATGCCGGGCGCGGCGTGGTTTCCCGGCGCGTCGGTAAATTATGCGCGTCAGGTGTTTCGGCACGTCGCGCCGGCGCATGCCGCCGGCCTGCCGGCGCTGATCTCGAGCGGTGAGGACGGCAAGCTGTCGGAGACGAGCTGGCCGGAGCTGCAGCGCAAATCGGCGGCGCTTGCGCTGCATCTGAAAGCCAACGGCGTCCGCGCCGGCGATCGCGTCGCGGCCTATCTGCCGAACATCCCGGAGACGATCATCGCGTTTCTGGCGACCGCGAGCCTGGGTGCGATCTGGAGCGTCTGCGCGCCCGACATGGCGGCACCCGCGGTGATCGACCGCTTCAAGCAGATCGAGCCGAAAGTGCTGATCGCCTGCGACGCCGTGACCTATGCCGGCAAGCGCCATGACCGGAAGTCGGTGATCGAGGAGCTGCGGCGCGCGCTGCCGACGGTCGAGCATGTCATCCTGCACAGCGATGCCGCGCCGTCAGAGACACGATTGTCGTCCATCCTTGCGGGCCAGGGTGCGGAGATCGACGCCTTCGAGCCGGAATGGCTGCCGTTCGATCATCCGCTCTGGATCGTCTATTCCTCGGGCACCACCGGATTGCCGAAGCCGATCCTGCACAGCCATGGCGGCATCATCGTCGTAGCGCTGCCGCTCTCGACCCTGCACAACGACATCGGTTGCAGCTACCAGCCGAACTCGTTCGGCGAACGCTTCCACTGGTACTCTTCGACCGGCTGGATCATGTGGAACTGCCAAGCCAACGGCCTGCTCAACGGCACGACCTGCTGCATCTTCGACGGCAGCCCCGGCGGCACCAAGGACAAGCCGGACTGGACCACGCTGTGGCGCTTCGTCGCCGACGCCAAGGCCACCTTCTTCGGCGCGGGCGCGGCGTTCTTCGCCAACTGCACCAAGGCCGAGATCGATCTCGCAGAGGTCGGCGACCTCTCGGGCCTGCGCGCGCTCGGCTCGACCGGCTCGCCGCTCTCGGCCGACACGCAAGCCTGGTTCAACGAGCGCTTCGCCGCGCTTTCGACGCGCAATGGCAACGCCGCGCAGGCCGACATGTGGTGGGCCAATATCTCCGGCGGCACCGATTTCGCCGGCGCCTTCATCGGCGGCAATCGCGAATTGCCGCAGACCCCGGGCATCATGCAATGCCGGCTGCTCGGCTGTGCGGTGGAGGCTTTCGACGAGCAGGGCCGTGCCGTGATCGACGAGGTCGGTGAGCTCGTCTGCGCCGAGCCGCTGCCCTCGATGCCGCTGCGCTTCTGGAACGATCCCGGCAATGCGCGCTACATGGCGAGCTATTTCGAGACCTATCCCGACAATTTCGACGGCACCGGCCGCGGCCCGGTGTGGCGGCATGGCGACTGGCTCAAGATCAACCCCGACGGCTCCTGCGTGATCTACGGCCGCAGCGATGCCACCATCAACCGCCACGGCCTGCGGATGGGCACCAGCGAGCTCTATTCGGCGATCGAGGCGCTGCCGGAGGTGCTGGATTCGATGGTCGTCGACCTCGAATATCTCGGCCGCGACAGCTACATGCCGCTGTTCGTGGTGCTGCGCGAAGGCATCACATTGGATGCCGCGATGAAGGCGAAGATCAACAAAGCGGTGGAAGCCGGGCTGTCGCGCCGCTTCCTGCCTAACGATATCTTCGTGGTAGCGGAAATTCCGCGCACGCTGTCCGGCAAGAAGCAGGAGCTGCCGGTGAAGAAGCTGTTGCTCGGCCACCCCGTCGAGAAGGTCATCAACCGCGATGCGATGGCCAATCCCGGCTGCCTCGACTGGTATCTCGACTTTGCCAGGAGCTATCTGAGCCGGCAGGCCGGCGCGGCGTAA
- a CDS encoding glycoside hydrolase family 3 N-terminal domain-containing protein has translation MTVGELFILGFHGKVIPPWLREFAAQFGLGGVILFDYSCQTRQYDNNITSPAQLQSLCAEIAALPSRPLVFIDQEGGLVRRLKDGLGFQPLPSAKDFNRLAHADKQAILAASYGELRRLGIRYNFAPVIDVDYNPDNPNIGRIKRSYSSDIGEVAANARLVDAAARRAGVGLCLKHYPGIGGAHVDSHLEFMDISDALRPEQEELFYALAPDIFGDAVLVSHAIVRQWDAQQPMTLSSAGIARLRRRLPETLLITDDMQMQGLQKALGTSAASLQAIAAGMDMICIGNNLLDQEQAMAGIATAVAGAVQDGSLDQAAVQRSIARVQQRKALLA, from the coding sequence ATGACCGTCGGCGAACTTTTCATTCTCGGCTTCCATGGCAAGGTCATCCCGCCGTGGCTGAGGGAGTTTGCTGCGCAGTTCGGGCTCGGCGGGGTGATCCTGTTCGATTACTCGTGCCAGACCCGGCAGTACGACAACAACATCACCTCGCCCGCGCAGCTGCAGTCGCTCTGCGCCGAGATCGCGGCGCTGCCGTCGCGGCCGCTGGTCTTCATCGACCAGGAGGGCGGTCTGGTGCGCCGGCTCAAGGACGGCCTCGGCTTTCAGCCGCTGCCGAGCGCAAAGGATTTCAATCGGCTCGCGCATGCGGACAAGCAGGCGATCCTGGCCGCGAGCTATGGCGAGCTGCGCCGGCTCGGCATCCGCTATAATTTCGCGCCCGTCATCGACGTCGACTACAATCCCGATAATCCCAATATCGGCAGGATCAAGCGATCCTATTCGTCCGACATCGGCGAGGTCGCGGCCAATGCCCGACTGGTCGACGCTGCGGCGCGGCGGGCAGGCGTGGGTCTTTGCCTGAAGCATTATCCGGGCATCGGCGGGGCGCACGTCGATTCACATCTGGAGTTCATGGACATCTCCGATGCGCTGCGGCCGGAGCAGGAAGAGCTGTTCTACGCGTTGGCCCCGGATATCTTCGGCGATGCGGTGCTGGTCAGCCACGCCATCGTCCGCCAGTGGGACGCGCAGCAGCCGATGACACTGTCGTCGGCCGGAATCGCCCGGCTTCGCCGCCGGCTGCCCGAGACGCTGCTGATCACCGACGATATGCAGATGCAGGGGCTGCAGAAGGCGCTCGGCACAAGCGCGGCCAGCCTGCAGGCAATCGCCGCCGGCATGGACATGATCTGCATCGGCAACAATCTGCTCGACCAGGAGCAGGCGATGGCCGGCATCGCCACTGCGGTCGCGGGTGCAGTGCAGGACGGATCACTGGATCAGGCCGCGGTGCAGCGCTCCATTGCGCGGGTGCAACAGCGCAAGGCACTGCTCGCCTGA
- a CDS encoding helix-turn-helix transcriptional regulator yields the protein MTQHDNRAEARLPPWMGGTATLETQPPEIQGAAVPRPQVTADAGAAIVRQFNGPVTALLLYMNELKQHSQQFAHAPGNGVYLRQVIENALEQTERVSAMLKQISDLYPNAIPATDLRPPLDDKPAGARSPDVMFTPEAGRKPLTKREREVLSLISDGYSNKQGALRMNISPRTFESHRAEAMRKLGARNTADLVRKALLHSA from the coding sequence ATGACGCAACATGACAATCGAGCCGAGGCGCGCCTTCCGCCATGGATGGGCGGAACCGCGACGCTCGAGACGCAGCCGCCCGAGATTCAGGGAGCCGCCGTGCCGCGACCGCAGGTGACCGCGGACGCCGGGGCGGCGATCGTCCGGCAATTCAACGGGCCGGTGACGGCGCTGCTGCTCTACATGAACGAGCTTAAACAGCACAGTCAGCAGTTCGCGCATGCGCCCGGCAACGGCGTCTATCTGCGGCAGGTGATCGAGAACGCGCTCGAGCAGACCGAGCGAGTGTCCGCGATGCTGAAGCAGATCTCCGATCTCTATCCGAATGCGATACCGGCCACCGATCTCAGGCCGCCGCTCGACGACAAGCCGGCAGGCGCCCGGTCACCCGATGTCATGTTCACGCCGGAGGCAGGCCGCAAGCCGCTGACCAAGCGCGAGCGTGAGGTGCTCAGCCTGATCAGCGACGGCTATTCCAACAAGCAGGGCGCGTTGCGGATGAACATCAGCCCGCGCACGTTCGAGAGCCATCGCGCCGAAGCCATGCGCAAACTGGGTGCGCGCAACACCGCAGATCTCGTCCGCAAGGCCTTGTTGCATTCCGCATAG
- a CDS encoding Crp/Fnr family transcriptional regulator encodes MDTVPRSPNGFLSSLSESDFGLIRPYLRTIDLAADSVLIETDEMLKRTYMPHKGVISLVVRLARGVCVQIAMVGRGSIYGAFAGLGEAPTQNSAVVLVPGVASTIEVEALRAAAGQSPTLRAMLIRHGLAVYAQIQQTAGCNAAHTVESRLARCLLHTRDLSGSNKIALTQEAMAQMIGARRNSVSLVAHTLQQANFIHYSRGHIEITNADGLIRTACECYATVKAQYAELLSWQQTGG; translated from the coding sequence TTGGATACGGTTCCGCGATCGCCCAACGGATTTCTGTCTTCGCTCTCGGAGAGCGATTTTGGGCTGATCCGGCCCTATTTGCGGACGATCGACCTCGCCGCCGATTCGGTCCTGATCGAGACCGACGAGATGCTCAAGCGGACATACATGCCGCACAAAGGGGTGATCTCGCTGGTGGTCAGGCTGGCAAGAGGCGTGTGCGTGCAGATCGCGATGGTCGGCCGCGGCAGCATCTATGGTGCGTTCGCAGGGCTTGGTGAAGCCCCCACGCAGAACAGCGCCGTGGTGCTGGTGCCGGGCGTCGCTTCGACGATCGAGGTCGAAGCCTTGCGGGCGGCCGCTGGCCAAAGCCCGACGCTGCGAGCGATGCTGATTCGGCACGGTCTCGCCGTCTATGCCCAGATCCAGCAGACGGCCGGCTGCAACGCCGCGCACACCGTGGAGTCGCGGCTGGCGCGATGCCTGCTGCACACGCGCGATCTCTCCGGCAGCAACAAGATCGCCCTGACGCAGGAGGCGATGGCCCAGATGATCGGCGCACGCCGCAACAGCGTGTCGCTGGTCGCGCATACCTTGCAACAGGCCAATTTCATCCACTACAGCCGCGGCCACATCGAGATCACCAATGCGGATGGACTGATCCGGACCGCGTGCGAGTGCTACGCCACGGTCAAGGCGCAGTATGCGGAGCTGCTGAGTTGGCAGCAAACCGGCGGCTAA